TTATGCTTAATAAGGTAGACGTAAAAACAATGAAATTACAATTATTTAGTGGCAGTGGGCTCGATAGTTGTGATTCATATTCACGACTGATATCTACTCATCGATATGCTCATAAAAAAGAGCTCCGAAGAGCTCTTTCGTGTTACCAGTTTCATCAAACATCAGTTTCAATAAACCAAAGCTTACTTATTATGGTTCTCTTGAAGTTTCTCCATAACCTGATCCAAGCTAAAGCTCGCTGCTTTTTGGCGTGGTGGATATTCAGCAAAGGTTTCTAAGAACTTGCCAACATACGCTTGTGCAGGAACGAACATATAAGCATGGTCTAACAACCAATCATAGTAAGTATTCGAAGTGATATCTGCGTTTTCGTATGGGTCCATACGGAGGTTAAACAGCTTAGGAAGACGTAACGTTACAAACGGTTCTGCCCAGATTTGCATGGTACCCGTTGCACGCTGCTCCATGAACACCGCTTTCCATTGGTTGTAACGAAGTGCCGCAAGGTCACCGTCATCGGTAAAGTAGAAGATCTCCGAACGACGGCCTTTCTCTTCTTCACCAGTTAAGTAAGGAAGGAAGTTGTAACCATCTAGGTGAACTTTAAATGTTTTATCACCCGCAGTATGACCTTTCAGTAGTTTCTCTTTGATCTGATCATCACCGGCGGCTGCAACGAAGGTTGGCATCCAGTCCATGTGGTGCATGATTTCGTTGGATACAGTGCCCGGTTCAATCTTTCCTGGCCAACGAACCATTGCTGGTACACGGTATGCACCTTCCCAGTTGGTGTTTTTCTCACCACGGAACGGCGTTGTACTGGCATCAGGCCACGAGTTCATGTGTGGACCGTTATCCGTTGAGTAGAAAACGATGGTGTTGTCTTTGATTCCCAACTCATCCACTTGCTTCAATAGTTGTCCAACGTGTCGATCGTGCTCAACCATACCATCAGCGTAATTACTGATACCGGTTACGCCTTTGCTATCTGGCTGCACATGCGTTCTAAAGTGCATTCGTGTTGCGTTCCACCAAACGAAGAATGGTTTATCTGCTTTCACTGCGCGATCCATGAAATCAAGTGCCGCGTCTAGTGTTTCTTCATCGACCGTTTCCATACGCTTACGCGTTAGTGGGCCTGTATCTTCAATCTTGCCATCGGCGAATGATTTGATCACACCACGAGGGCCAAATTTCTTATGAAACTCTGGATCAGTTGGGTAATCTTCATTCTCCGGTTCTTCTTCAGCATTCAGGTGGTAAAGGTTGCCAAAAAATTCGTCAAACCCGTGTGCTGTTGGAAGGAATTCATCTTTATCGCCAAGGTGGTTTTTACCAAATTGACCTGTCATGTACCCCATAGGTCTAAGCATTTCTGCAATCGTTGCATCCTCCGCTTGCAAACCAATGTCTGCACCTGGAAGGCCTACTTTACTTAAACCCGTTCTAAGAACACTTTGACCCGTGATGAACGTTGAGCGACCTGCGGTACAAGACTGCTCAGCATAATAATCGGTAAACATCATGCCTTCTTTGGCGATGCTATCAATATTTGGAGTTTTGTAACCCATGAGACCGAAGGTGTATGCACTCACATTAGATTGACCAATATCGTCCCCCCAAATGACCAATATATTTGGCTTTTCTGCTGCAAAAGTGGCGCTAGACGCGGCCATCATTGCTGTACCCAAAATCGCTAATCGACGTTTAGCGCCATACTTCGCTGTCATAGAAACCTCTTCGTAAGTTATTTGCATCCTGCCCTACAACGTATAGTTCATTTTTTGCGCATACGCGAGATTACCTAAGCTATTAATCTTTTTGTCATTTTCATCGAGATATGGATACAGAAGTCATCGATAAGGTTTACGGCAACAAACATGATAAGGATCACACATACAAACTAAGAGGCTGTTCTGGCAACACACTGAAAATGATATGAATCAATAAGTTAACTAGACATCATAACGATTGGTTATAAGCACTATAAAAGGACGGAACGGAATTTTGAGAATAACATTTGCTCATCGATGTGTTGTTCTAACGCATTAATCTTAAAAGTGAATCGGAGTCCTTATGGGTACTAAAATTAATAAACTAGCATTAGGTGTTGGCTTATTAGCAGCTTCTTCAGCAGCAACAGCAGCAGAAAAACCAAACATTCTTGCTATCTGGGGTGATGACATTGGTGTATTCAACATCAGTGCATACAACAACGGCATGATGGGTTATGAAACACCTAACATCGACCGTATTGCTAACGAAGGCGCACTATTTACTGACCATTACGGTCAACAATCGTGTACTGCTGGCCGTGCTGCATTCCTAACCGGTCAAGAACCTTTCCGTACAGGTCTACTGACTATCGGTATGCCGGGCTCTGACCACGGTATCCCTGATTGGGCTCCAACTATCGCAGACCTTCTTAAAGAACAAGGCTACATGACAGCTCAGTTCGGTAAAAACCACATGGGTGACCAAGATAAGCACCTCCCAACGAACCACGGTTTCGACCAGTTCTTTGGTAACCTTTATCACCTAAATGCGGAAGAAGAGCCGGAAACATACTACTACCCTAAAGACCCAGAATTCCGTAAGAACTTTGGCCCTCGTGGTGTAATCAAGTCGACTTCTGACGGTAAGATTGAAGATACAGGCCCTATGACGCGTAAGCGTATGGAGCACGCGGATGAAGAGTTCCTAGAAGAATCTTTAGCATTCATGGAAAAAGCAGTGAAAGCTGACAAACCATTCTTCATCTGGCACAACACGACTCGTATGCACGTGTGGACTCGTCTACAAGAAAAATACCAAGGTAAATCTGGTATCAGCATCTACGCTGATGGCATGTTAGAGCACGATGACCAAGTCGGTATCCTTCTAGACAAGCTTGATGAGCTTAA
The nucleotide sequence above comes from Vibrio atlanticus. Encoded proteins:
- a CDS encoding arylsulfatase, yielding MTAKYGAKRRLAILGTAMMAASSATFAAEKPNILVIWGDDIGQSNVSAYTFGLMGYKTPNIDSIAKEGMMFTDYYAEQSCTAGRSTFITGQSVLRTGLSKVGLPGADIGLQAEDATIAEMLRPMGYMTGQFGKNHLGDKDEFLPTAHGFDEFFGNLYHLNAEEEPENEDYPTDPEFHKKFGPRGVIKSFADGKIEDTGPLTRKRMETVDEETLDAALDFMDRAVKADKPFFVWWNATRMHFRTHVQPDSKGVTGISNYADGMVEHDRHVGQLLKQVDELGIKDNTIVFYSTDNGPHMNSWPDASTTPFRGEKNTNWEGAYRVPAMVRWPGKIEPGTVSNEIMHHMDWMPTFVAAAGDDQIKEKLLKGHTAGDKTFKVHLDGYNFLPYLTGEEEKGRRSEIFYFTDDGDLAALRYNQWKAVFMEQRATGTMQIWAEPFVTLRLPKLFNLRMDPYENADITSNTYYDWLLDHAYMFVPAQAYVGKFLETFAEYPPRQKAASFSLDQVMEKLQENHNK
- a CDS encoding arylsulfatase, with the protein product MGTKINKLALGVGLLAASSAATAAEKPNILAIWGDDIGVFNISAYNNGMMGYETPNIDRIANEGALFTDHYGQQSCTAGRAAFLTGQEPFRTGLLTIGMPGSDHGIPDWAPTIADLLKEQGYMTAQFGKNHMGDQDKHLPTNHGFDQFFGNLYHLNAEEEPETYYYPKDPEFRKNFGPRGVIKSTSDGKIEDTGPMTRKRMEHADEEFLEESLAFMEKAVKADKPFFIWHNTTRMHVWTRLQEKYQGKSGISIYADGMLEHDDQVGILLDKLDELKIADNTIVIYSTDNGAETVSWPDGGATYFHGEKGTTYEGGMRVPQLVRWPGTIKPGTKINDIMSHQDWIPTLLAAAGDDKVVEKLASDKGATYNGKNWRVHLDGYNFLPYFEGKEEKGPRDSMLYFSANAELNAVRWNDFKISFAVMDGNIVDAVRFQPNWPQVVHLRADPFEKAPHESGMYLRWMADNMWLFVPVGGKVQEFMNTLPDYPMQQSQVLNPGNFNQNAYMLQGKLKQLEAAAAQAK